In one window of Polaromonas naphthalenivorans CJ2 DNA:
- a CDS encoding glycogen/starch/alpha-glucan phosphorylase, with amino-acid sequence MAKKQFALHALRAPLQRIARAAGQRFSHARIGGIRRLAHSLLVCVPVNACLPNLEKDTAVNLNPPIAKHALAAQIEEHLLCTVGVASEDATQTDLMQAVAQVARQQLSQRWVETQAHQRAAKARRVVYLSMEFLMGRTLSNALAALNLTGGAAQGLMQHAQTLEDVADREPDAALGNGGLGRLAACFLDSMATLGLPSFGYGIRYEYGMFAQDIQDGAQVEYPDPWLQDGTPWEFPRAGISYPVRFGGWVEHLNGTPVWRHAGEVAAKAYDMVVPGHGTPLVSTLRLWKAVAPAHIDLGAFNTGDYARAASTKNEFENISWVLYPNDSTPAGRELRLKQEYFFVAASIQDLVKRHLDEHPTLGNLAEQVAIHLNDTHPAIGVAELMRLLCDEHGMPWAEAWALCGKTFSYTNHTLMPEALETWPVALIQHVLPRHLEIIFRINKEFLEMAARHRPGDNAFLARLSLIDEHGERRVRMAHLSVVGSHKVNGVSALHSDLLVQTIFADFADIWPERFTNMTNGVTPRRWLAQANPQLSSLLDGTLGRQWRLDLDQLKRLDEYRLDAEFQGRFMAIKRANKARLAAYIEKTAGISVSPDSLFDVQVKRIHEYKRQLLNVLHVVTRYQAILANPTADWVPRTVIFAGKAASSYHTAKSIIRLIHDVGSVINNDPRIAGKLKLVFVPNYGVSVAEVIMPGADLSEQISTAGTEASGTGNMKLALNGALTIGTDDGANIEIRQNVGDENIFIFGLKTPEVHALRQSGYQPMRYYESLPALKGVLDAIAGGQFCPSEPGRYRALVDSLLWGGDHYLLLADYESYIATQLRVDALYRQPAQWCERATANVAGMGVFSSDRTIREYASQIWNIEPATR; translated from the coding sequence ATGGCAAAAAAACAGTTCGCACTTCATGCGCTGCGTGCGCCGCTGCAGCGCATCGCGAGGGCTGCCGGCCAGCGCTTTTCGCATGCGAGAATCGGCGGGATCAGGCGGCTGGCCCACTCCTTGCTGGTGTGCGTACCTGTCAATGCCTGTCTGCCGAACCTTGAAAAGGATACCGCTGTGAACTTGAATCCACCCATTGCCAAGCATGCCCTGGCGGCCCAGATCGAAGAACACCTGCTCTGCACCGTCGGCGTCGCCTCCGAAGACGCCACGCAAACCGACCTGATGCAGGCCGTCGCCCAGGTGGCGCGCCAGCAGCTCTCGCAGCGCTGGGTCGAAACCCAGGCGCACCAGCGTGCCGCCAAGGCGCGCCGGGTGGTGTATCTGTCGATGGAATTCCTGATGGGCCGCACCCTGTCCAACGCGCTGGCCGCACTGAACCTGACCGGCGGCGCCGCGCAGGGCCTGATGCAGCATGCGCAAACGCTCGAAGACGTGGCCGACCGCGAACCCGACGCGGCCCTGGGCAACGGCGGACTGGGCCGGCTGGCGGCCTGCTTCCTGGATTCGATGGCGACGCTGGGCCTGCCCTCGTTCGGCTACGGCATCCGCTATGAATACGGCATGTTCGCGCAGGACATCCAGGACGGCGCGCAGGTCGAATACCCCGACCCGTGGCTGCAGGACGGCACGCCGTGGGAATTCCCGCGCGCCGGCATCAGCTACCCGGTGCGTTTCGGCGGCTGGGTTGAGCACCTGAACGGCACGCCGGTCTGGCGCCACGCCGGCGAAGTCGCCGCCAAGGCCTACGACATGGTGGTGCCCGGCCACGGCACGCCGCTGGTCAGCACGCTGCGCCTGTGGAAAGCCGTGGCGCCCGCGCACATCGACCTGGGCGCCTTCAACACCGGCGACTACGCTAGAGCCGCCAGCACCAAAAACGAATTCGAGAACATTTCCTGGGTGCTCTACCCCAACGACAGCACGCCGGCCGGGCGCGAGTTGCGGCTCAAGCAGGAATATTTCTTTGTCGCCGCGTCGATACAGGATCTGGTCAAGCGCCACCTGGACGAGCACCCGACCCTTGGCAACCTGGCCGAGCAGGTGGCGATTCACCTGAACGACACCCATCCGGCCATCGGCGTGGCCGAGCTGATGCGGCTGCTGTGCGACGAGCACGGCATGCCGTGGGCCGAGGCCTGGGCGCTGTGCGGCAAGACCTTCTCGTACACCAACCACACCTTGATGCCCGAGGCGCTGGAAACCTGGCCGGTCGCCTTGATACAGCATGTGCTGCCGCGCCATCTCGAAATCATCTTCCGCATCAACAAGGAATTCCTCGAAATGGCGGCCCGCCACCGGCCCGGCGACAACGCGTTTTTGGCGCGCCTGTCGCTGATCGACGAGCACGGCGAGCGCCGCGTGCGCATGGCGCACCTGTCGGTGGTCGGCAGCCACAAGGTCAACGGCGTGTCGGCGCTGCATTCGGATTTGCTGGTGCAGACCATCTTTGCCGACTTCGCCGACATCTGGCCCGAGCGCTTTACCAACATGACCAACGGCGTGACGCCCCGGCGCTGGCTGGCGCAGGCCAATCCGCAGCTCTCCAGCCTGCTCGACGGCACGCTGGGCAGGCAATGGCGGCTGGACCTGGACCAGCTCAAGCGGCTGGACGAATACCGCCTTGATGCCGAATTCCAGGGCAGGTTCATGGCCATCAAGCGCGCCAACAAGGCGCGGCTGGCGGCCTATATCGAAAAAACGGCGGGCATCAGCGTCAGCCCCGACAGCCTGTTCGACGTGCAGGTCAAGCGCATCCACGAATACAAGCGCCAGCTGCTCAATGTGCTGCATGTGGTCACGCGCTATCAGGCCATATTGGCCAATCCGACGGCCGACTGGGTGCCGCGCACGGTGATTTTTGCCGGCAAGGCGGCATCGAGCTACCACACGGCCAAGTCCATCATCCGGCTGATCCACGATGTCGGCAGCGTCATCAACAACGACCCGCGCATCGCAGGCAAGCTCAAGCTGGTGTTCGTGCCCAACTACGGCGTGTCGGTGGCCGAGGTCATCATGCCCGGCGCCGATCTGTCGGAGCAGATTTCGACCGCCGGCACCGAAGCCTCGGGCACCGGCAACATGAAGCTGGCGCTCAACGGCGCGCTGACCATAGGCACCGACGACGGCGCCAACATCGAGATCCGCCAGAACGTGGGCGACGAGAACATCTTCATCTTCGGCCTGAAAACGCCCGAGGTGCATGCGCTGCGGCAAAGCGGCTACCAGCCGATGCGCTACTACGAAAGCCTGCCGGCGCTCAAAGGCGTGCTCGACGCGATTGCCGGCGGCCAGTTCTGCCCCAGCGAGCCGGGGCGCTACCGGGCGCTGGTCGATTCGCTGCTCTGGGGCGGCGACCACTATTTACTGCTGGCCGATTACGAGTCCTACATTGCCACCCAGCTTCGCGTCGATGCGCTGTACCGCCAGCCGGCGCAGTGGTGCGAACGGGCGACTGCCAACGTCGCGGGCATGGGCGTGTTTTCGTCGGACCGGACGATCCGGGAATACGCCAGCCAGATCTGGAACATTGAGCCTGCCACGCGCTGA